A stretch of Triticum aestivum cultivar Chinese Spring chromosome 1D, IWGSC CS RefSeq v2.1, whole genome shotgun sequence DNA encodes these proteins:
- the LOC123164591 gene encoding uncharacterized protein, with amino-acid sequence MASVPVASPLNPNQTPPSASPQSSFVPVHGRLLLARSPVRESHSSFPLSRADDARTRALIVSCRCRVVTMAPATLSPEEGAAAKNVGEGHGSDAGTPARRLRSLHPDVAELLQRTRDRRTRKARVAKGGEVGRARYDYVFEEELEGEEGLPAPPRLVWAKVRGYHWWPAQVFDPADASALALGERRRRGAALVANFWERTFAWEADPAALRPFREGFPRFAAVDRAHVPRWGACRTMSPFASAVDAALGEVSRRVDFGLSCDCAISRGVAKRQVVDNAGVREGAHGAVVDTAFARDAFRGEAFVEYLSALAVAPLTGADRLELTVATAQLRAFTRWRGTKGLPAYTVWYGIRDIADGAMGATPARRGRASGTAKRGRPRGDSADGKWKDSRCVTCGRARESVEDALEVDNYEPTTKMGKLMRRAARRMSLSPPVNRRADRATPTPPANAGVRMARCASAAAAADHAAQLHDVPVTTAAPPPAKPQNGGLNKDEQPRLTGLLLNFTGPTAVPPATDLIEIFSRFGPVVEARPEGFSVAVVIFESSLDAAAAFAGTAKIAALSPNLISFRLAYSLSAPAQADSPQSPMNADEMDHLLDEAEGMDLLDLLAVEALH; translated from the coding sequence ATGGCCTCTGTTCCCGTCGCCTCACCCCTAAACCCCAACCAAACCCCTCCCTCCGCGTCTCCACAGAGCTCCTTCGTCCCCGTCCACGGCCGCCTGCTGCTCGCTCGCTCTCCGGTGAGGGAAAGCCATTCCTCCTTCCCCCTTTCGAGAGCAGACGACGCGAGGACGCGCGCGCTAATCGTTTCTTGCCGCTGCAGGGTGGTGACCATGGCGCCTGCTACTCTGTCGCCGGAGGAAGGAGCGGCCGCCAAGAACGTCGGCGAGGGGCACGGGAGCGACGCGGGAACCCCGGCGAGGAGGCTACGGTCCTTGCACCCGGACGTGGCGGAGCTGCTCCAGCGAACCCGTGACCGGCGGACCAGGAAGGCGCGCGTGGCCAAGGGCGGGGAGGTAGGGCGCGCTCGGTACGACTACGTGTTcgaggaggagttggagggggaGGAGGGACTCCCGGCGCCGCCGCGCCTAGTGTGGGCCAAGGTGAGGGGCTACCACTGGTGGCCGGCGCAGGTGTTCGACCCGGCGGACGCGTCGGCGCTCGCGCTCGGGGAGCGCCGGAGGCGCGGCGCCGCCCTGGTGGCCAACTTCTGGGAGCGGACGTTCGCGTGGGAGGCCGACCCGGCCGCGCTCCGCCCGTTCCGCGAGGGGTTCCCGCGCTTCGCCGCCGTGGACCGCGCCCACGTCCCGCGCTGGGGCGCCTGCAGGACCATGTCCCCGTTCGCCTCCGCCGTGGACGCCGCGCTGGGCGAGGTGTCGCGCCGCGTCGACTTCGGCCTCTCGTGCGACTGCGCCATCAGCCGCGGCGTCGCCAAGAGGCAGGTGGTCGACAACGCCGGCGTCCGGGAGGGCGCGCACGGGGCCGTGGTGGACACCGCCTTCGCCAGGGACGCGTTCCGCGGCGAGGCGTTCGTCGAGTACCTCTCCGCGCTCGCCGTCGCGCCGCTCACCGGGGCCGACAGGCTCGAGCTCACCGTCGCCACCGCGCAGCTCAGGGCCTTCACCCGCTGGAGGGGCACCAAAGGCCTCCCCGCGTACACGGTTTGGTATGGCATCCGCGACATTGCCGATGGCGCCATGGGTGCCACGCCGGCACGCCGTGGCCGCGCCAGTGGCACCGCCAAGAGGGGAAGGCCGAGGGGCGACAGTGCCGATGGCAAATGGAAGGACTCAAGGTGCGTCACCTGCGGCAGAGCAAGAGAGAGCGTGGAAGACGCCCTGGAGGTGGACAACTACGAGCCGACCACAAAGATGGGGAAGCTCATGCGCAGGGCCGCACGCCGGATGTCGCTGTCGCCGCCGGTGAACCGCAGAGCCGACCGTGCCACGCCCACTCCTCCGGCGAACGCTGGTGTGAGGATGGCAAGGTGCGCAAGCGCTGCCGCTGCTGCTGATCATGCCGCTCAGCTGCATGACGTCCCTGTCACCACCGCTGCTCCTCCTCCGGCGAAGCCGCAGAACGGCGGCCTCAACAAGGACGAGCAGCCTCGTCTGACCGGGCTGCTGCTCAACTTCACCGGTCCGACCGCCGTCCCTCCGGCGACCGACCTCATCGAGATCTTCAGCCGGTTCGGGCCCGTGGTGGAGGCCAGGCCGGAGGGATTCTCCGTCGCCGTGGTGATCTTCGAGAGCAGCCTGGATGCCGCGGCGGCGTTCGCGGGCACGGCCAAGATCGCCGCCCTCAGCCCCAACCTCATCAGCTTCCGCCTCGCCTACTCGCTGTCGGCTCCCGCGCAGGCCGATTCTCCGCAGAGCCCGATGAACGCCGATGAGATGGATCACCTGCTTGATGAAGCCGAGGGAATGGATCTCCTGGACCTCCTGGCAGTCGAAGCTCTTCACTAG